One Xenopus tropicalis strain Nigerian chromosome 8, UCB_Xtro_10.0, whole genome shotgun sequence genomic window carries:
- the LOC116406506 gene encoding lysine-specific demethylase 5A-like yields MQIQPPKDWQPPFACDVKSFCFTPRVQRLNELEAMTRVKLDFLDQLGKFWELQGSALRIPVVDGKLLGVYALSKVGVQGQVVLQINNIRISILQCLLRQD; encoded by the exons ATGCAAATCCAACCTCCCAAG GACTGGCAGCCGCCCTTTGCCTGCGATGTCAAAAGCTTCTGCTTCACCCCTCGGGTACAGCGCCTCAACGAACTAGAG GCAATGACCCGTGTCAAACTCGACTTCTTGGATCAGCTGGGAAAATTTTGGGAGCTGCAAGGGTCCGCGCTCAGAATTCCAGTGGTGGATGGCAAGCTGTTGGGTGTGTATGCACTGAGCAAGGTGGGCGTGCAGGGACAGGTGGTTCTGCAGATAAACAACATACGCATTAGCATCTTGCAGTGTCTTCTGCGCCAGGATTAA